Proteins from one Calditrichota bacterium genomic window:
- a CDS encoding DUF2380 domain-containing protein → MVKTVSWVTIFSFTFFLFLSPLSTELKAQQKAKRIAVLDLQGEGVSKSAAKTLTDRLRSKLVNTGAFHVLEREQMDEILGEQGFQQSGCVSDECLVEIGRLVGVEQMVGGSIGKIGQTYTLDLRIIDVQTGRILKTVSEDYRGDADGLLGVLETASIKIAGKQVQPKSNEEGSTWYYWVGGGVLVAAAAAVLLMGGDDGGSGSNELPDVGGIWPPPSN, encoded by the coding sequence ATGGTAAAAACTGTCTCCTGGGTCACAATTTTCAGTTTCACGTTTTTTCTTTTTCTTTCTCCCTTAAGCACAGAACTTAAAGCCCAGCAAAAGGCAAAACGCATTGCTGTGTTGGATCTTCAAGGTGAAGGTGTGTCCAAGTCTGCGGCAAAAACTTTAACGGACCGTTTACGATCAAAGCTTGTAAATACAGGAGCCTTCCACGTGCTGGAACGCGAACAAATGGACGAAATTCTTGGTGAACAAGGTTTTCAGCAAAGCGGTTGCGTATCCGATGAATGCCTGGTGGAGATTGGGCGTTTAGTTGGCGTTGAACAAATGGTTGGCGGAAGTATTGGTAAAATAGGGCAGACTTACACTCTCGATCTGCGAATTATTGATGTGCAAACCGGACGAATTTTAAAAACAGTTAGTGAGGATTACCGTGGTGATGCGGATGGTTTGCTTGGAGTTCTTGAAACAGCATCAATTAAAATTGCCGGTAAACAGGTACAACCAAAAAGCAACGAAGAAGGCAGCACTTGGTACTATTGGGTTGGCGGCGGGGTTTTGGTCGCTGCGGCTGCAGCCGTACTTCTTATGGGTGGTGATGATGGTGGTTCCGGTTCAAACGAGCTGCCGGATGTAGGTGGAATTTGGCCTCCGCCATCAAATTAA